In one Leishmania panamensis strain MHOM/PA/94/PSC-1 chromosome 14 sequence genomic region, the following are encoded:
- a CDS encoding hypothetical protein (TriTrypDB/GeneDB-style sysID: LpmP.14.0280), which translates to MSSSGLDEQFLHRCCVQLSATLADSTVLNAEQGNAIRFAKQHAAVHPREVARALVWRVVDSADDTLDQSVNEDRAGAWSVLTAVVAECGDASSEVFRTSLGDHIASLLPYLVGYRWHTSVHSIQEDGLHSSAEVVLNYDKVVPASLINGFSARNVDAYAVKMMTLRYRKYLTLWKSVWRPDVYQTLKDMVKRVEATGNFLPPMAEDVLVVPDGYRESLWRLRRTAPRPSIALELLRNYGWPMTVIPRENNNTVRAPIYVLPKTEAEVRQLDPAMHLTVFQWLKTMPQKSGGCAGCDSWDHTDARCPCEAPFWRSPSDESAMKTHRALVATATGGAALPALTYVQSARILHASNLRLPLRVPEALDAITKLIRDEKPYEELLAAFDTVRGAVTGPRERHALWRHASYQLLPSKTVFAKPHDEALSPCMNKIRNLFRSSRRFQEWEQLLDAVDVLDVCFRRRNVPSRVRRNLEEVQATASFFFCLVDGSLAASFSPATYARVPEEVEALASLKDNLCRVCLEPFHTAVTCPLVREEEEAEYRRHSTGTSATKLVIEEWDLQVARRVLEDNECLFMKYPAEAHRLAAAMERIDVDDRPAKDFRKAELQLAVKLIHERRVAVCPQCNVTGHSLRNCERRAYRALSRESLRPIDVRLDPHKLRQCVRRYASEDASHGELLDAMDLYGRGTQLLPTTFMKAIREMDDARIPIAAARYATDTVQSFLLFSNSTDLLQHLRQFRAARFPEVCVFCDSYHHRSEDCTRCREDERGYLQELRRTGLTLWTYLLHRDAYDQLLPTDYVRGKESVLALVDQFETDYRPGGIGRSRFFKDNDLPDMTLGTMMTNTYSSITDTLALTQTRAAAPETSTTAAEAATAEAGGEVALIGGEEDVLDHANDISEKRQRAPSNVALSSEASSEEEHPRKKKPRSDGDSEQADADARAGEEVSVEQDTAEPPTRCVYGELEAQ; encoded by the coding sequence ATGTCGTCTAGCGGCTTAGACGAACAGTTcttgcatcgctgctgcgtgcagCTGTCGGCGACGCTAGCCGACTCCACAGTGCTAAACGCGGAGCAGGGAAATGCAATCCGCTTTGCAAAGCAGCACGCCGCTGTCCACCCTCGCGAGGTCGCACGCGCGCTCGTCTGGCGTGTCGTCGACAGCGCGGATGACACGCTCGACCAGTCCGTGAACGAAGACCGCGCCGGGGCGTGGAGTGTGCTGACGGCTGTGGTGGCTGAGTGCGGTGACGCGAGCAGCGAGGTGTTCCGCACGTCGCTTGGCGACCACATCGCCTCGCTCCTGCCGTACCTCGTGGGATATCGCTGGCACACGTCGGTGCACAGCATTCAAGAAGATGGGCttcacagcagcgctgaggtTGTCCTCAACTATGACAAGGTCGTCCCGGCGTCGCTGATCAACGGCTTCAGCGCTCGCAACGTCGACGCGTACGCGGTGAAGATGATGACCCTGCGCTACCGCAAGTACCTCACCCTGTGGAAGTCCGTCTGGCGTCCAGACGTGTACCAGACGCTGAAGGATATGGTCAAGCGCGTCGAGGCAACCGGCAACTTCCTGCCTCCCATGGCGGAGGATGTGCTGGTCGTGCCGGACGGGTATCGGGAGAGTCTGTGGCGACTGCGCCGCACAGCACCGCGTCCGAGCATCGcactggagctgctgcgcaactaTGGATGGCCAATGACAGTGATTCCGCGtgagaacaacaacacagtGCGGGCGCCGATCTACGTGCTGCCGAAGAcagaggcagaggtgcgTCAGCTGGACCCGGCGATGCACCTGACGGTGTTTCAGTGGCTCAAGACGATGCCCCAAAAGTCTGGCGGGTGTGCTGGCTGCGATTCGTGGGACCACACGGATGCCCGTTGCCCGTGCGAAGCACCCTTCTGGCGCTCCCCAAGCGACGAGAGCGCAATGAAGACCCACCGCGCGCTGGTCGCCACCGCGACTGgtggggcggcgctgccggctCTGACCTACGTGCAGTCCGCCCGTATTCTCCATGCGTCAAATCTtcgcctgccgctgcgcgtACCGGAGGCGTTAGATGCCATCACGAAACTCATCCGCGACGAGAAGCCCTACGAGGAGTTGCTCGCCGCCTTCGACACGGTGCGTGGTGCTGTGACAGGCCCACGTGAGCGGCACGCCCTGTGGCGACACGCCTCCTACCAGCTGCTACCCTCCAAGACAGTGTTTGCGAAGCCGCACGATGAGGCGCTGAGCCCATGTATGAATAAGATTCGCAACCTCTTCCGGAGCTCACGCCGCTTCCAGGAgtgggagcagctgctggacgcGGTGGATGTGCTTGACGTGtgcttccgccgccgcaatGTGCCCAGTCGGGTTCGCCGTAACCTCGAAGAGGTGCAGGCGACagcctcctttttcttctgcctAGTGGACGGCTCCCTCGCAGCGAGCTTCAGCCCTGCCACTTATGCGCGAGTgccagaggaggtggaggcccTGGCCTCCCTCAAGGACAACCTGTGCCGCGTCTGCCTCGAGCCATTCCACACGGCCGTAACCTGCCCTCTCGTtcgcgaggaggaagaagccgAGTACCGCCGCCATAGCACCGGCACCAGCGCAACGAAACTCGTTATCGAGGAGTGGGACCTGCAGGTGGCGCGGCGCGTGCTAGAGGACAATGAGTGCCTGTTCATGAAGTACccggcggaggcgcaccGGCTGGCGGCCGCGATGGAGCGCATCGACGTGGACGACCGACCTGCAAAGGACTTCCGCAAGGCCGAGCTGCAACTGGCGGTGAAGCTCATCCATGAGCGTCGTGTCGCCGTGTGTCCTCAGTGCAACGTGACCGGCCACAGTCTGCGCAACTGCGAGCGCCGCGCCTACCGTGCGCTGAGTCGAGAGTCTTTGCGCCCGATTGACGTGCGGCTTGACCCTCACAAGCTCCGTCAGTGTGTACGCCGCTACGCTTCAGAGGACGCCTCGCACGGCGAGCTGCTGGATGCCATGGACCTCTACGGGCGCGGTACGCAACTGCTGCCCACCACCTTCATGAAGGCCATTCGCGAGATGGACGACGCCCGTATCCCGATCGCTGCGGCCCGCTACGCGACGGACACGGTCCAGAGCTTCCTGCTATTCAGCAACTCCAccgacctcctccagcatctTCGCCAGTTTCGAGCCGCTCGCTTCCCTGAGGTGTGCGTCTTCTGCGACtcctaccaccaccgcagtgAGGACTGCACCCGGTGTCGTGAAGACGAGCGTGGGTACCTgcaagagctgcgccgcactgGCCTGACTCTGTGGACGTACCTCTTGCACCGCGACGCCTACGatcagctgctgccgacggACTACGTACGCGGCAAGGAGAGCGTGTTAGCGCTCGTTGACCAGTTCGAGACCGACTACCGCCCTGGCGGTATTGGCCGCTCACGCTTCTTCAAGGATAACGATCTGCCTGACATGACACTGGGGACTATGATGACGAACACTTACTCTTCGATCACCGACACCCTGGCACTGACGCAGacccgcgcagcagcgccggagACGTcaaccacagcagctgaGGCTGCCACGGCTGAGGCGGGTGGCGAGGTAGCGCTGAttggcggcgaggaggatgtgctCGACCACGCCAACGACATTAGCGAGAAGCGCCAACGTGCACCATCAAACGTAGCCCTGTCATCGGAGGCAtcgtcggaggaggagcatcCCAGGAAAAAGAAACCCCGAAGCGATGGGGACAGCGAACAAGCGGATGCAGACGCGCGAGCGGGAGAGGAAGTTAGTGTGGAGCAGGATACGGCGGAGCCGCCCACAAGATGTGTGTATGGGGAACTAGAAGCGCAGTAA
- a CDS encoding hypothetical protein (TriTrypDB/GeneDB-style sysID: LpmP.14.0290), protein MHKMLLFGGTGFVGSLVAQKALSRGYRVVIATRGGAPPLGSPMNTLLKRVHMIGGPAAARESLTGTLTTPQQCVASSPAISSSGRPHPRPPADQSVKVVCHMHKEKELEFVSIDATSRDQVFHFLHDHPDATVIVNAVGLLTRDYEVARQVNGDVMTNVAAGVFHPKLVQAVRKVVYVSAEPYNLYSRRILGSKHLLKGYFHGKRIGEKAILENLGSKGVVLRPSLIYGTRHVLVASTANPHTVRTLSLPLGWIGLPLDKLLTAVGGGKLLMPPVSVDVVAEAAVRACAWANQPQNDIHGVCDVYRMHEICSALDPSLREGDKDIAALTEACEPKKGK, encoded by the coding sequence aTGCATAAGATGCTTCTCTTTGGCGGCACCGGCTTTGTCGGCTCGCTGGTGGCACAAAAGGCGCTGAGCCGTGGCTACcgcgtcgtcatcgccacTCGGGGCGGGGCACCACCACTTGGCTCGCCAATGAACACGCTGCTCAAGCGTGTGCACATGATTGGCGGGCCAGCTGCCGCGCGGGAATCCCTGACAGGAACCTTAACGACGCCTCAGCAGTGTGTGGCGTCATCACCCGCCATCAGCAGTAGCGGCCGCCCTCACCCGAGACCTCCAGCCGATCAGTCGGTCAAAGTGGTGTGCCACATGcacaaggagaaggagctggagtTTGTCAGCATCGACGCCACGAGTAGGGACCAGGTGTTTCACTTCCTACACGACCACCCAGATGCAACGGTGATTGTCAACGCCGTCGGCCTCCTCACTCGCGACTACGAGGTCGCGCGGCAGGTCAACGGAGATGTCATGACGAACGTCGCGGCTGGTGTTTTCCACCCGAAGTtggtgcaggcggtgcggaAGGTGGTGTACGTGTCGGCGGAGCCGTACAACCTGTACTCGCGACGCATCCTCGGCAGCAAGCATCTCTTGAAGGGGTACTTCCACGGTAAGCGCATTGGCGAGAAGGCCATACTGGAGAACCTTGGCAGTAAAGGGGTGGTACTGCGGCCCAGCCTCATCTACGGCACGCGTcacgtcctcgtcgcctcTACTGCAAACCCCCACACCGTGCGCACGCTCTCCCTACCACTGGGCTGGATAGGCCTGCCACTGGACAAGCTGCTGACGGCCGTCGGTGGAGGCAAGCTGCTAATGCCCCCGGTGAGCGTGGACGTGGTGGCCGAGGCAgccgtgcgcgcgtgtgcttggGCGAATCAGCCCCAAAATGACATCCACGGCGTCTGTGATGTATACCGCATGCATGAGATCTGCAGCGCCCTTGATCCGTCGCTGCGGGAAGGTGACAAAGACATCGCTGCGTTGACAGAGGCCTGCGAGCCCAAGAAGGGCAAGTAG
- a CDS encoding hypothetical protein (TriTrypDB/GeneDB-style sysID: LpmP.14.0300), translated as MQLAPPASRVVRQWSGIPASSLLLRRRTWTALAAATWPVSPCTSRRYLSQQGTQWLNKVRYGADNAPMMGSWDSAYGDDAMDTRKLYCKALVHASGGSRLARDWIAGYSALTSPDPSLIYTALQHDATEADVQELREHILGCLLAQESPRRGGCSGGSRENEVRAKFDMNEESEKEVVVPGAGDAAPEPAVAPNCGGQCNMHEGDDEDGASEATSPPITSESIRDAEHCLLQRSREVRCFMYDAMTASLFHSNNELRAVEAARRHTFSIGSNLFGLSFDELTALWRLVEAELLLKKEKVKVLGQPWGE; from the coding sequence ATGCAGCTCGCTCCACCGGCAAGCAGGGTCGTGCGGCAGTGGTCAGGCATccctgcctcctctctccttcttcggCGACGCACATGGACCGCACTCGCGGCTGCGACATGGCCTGTGTCCCCCTGCACATCACGTCGGTACCTCTCTCAGCAAGGAACTCAATGGCTGAACAAAGTGCGCTACGGCGCTGACAATGCCCCGATGATGGGGTCGTGGGACAGCGCCTACGGGGACGACGCCATGGACACACGAAAGCTCTACTGCAAAGCCCTCGTGCACGCCTCCGGTGGGAGCCGCCTGGCCCGCGACTGGATCGCCGGATATTCTGCTCTCACCAGCCCCGACCCATCCCTCATCTacacagcgctgcagcacgacgCAACGGAGGCGGatgtgcaggagctgcgagAGCACATTCTTGGGTGTCTGCTCGCGCAGGAGAGCCCCAGgcgaggcggctgcagtggaggGTCTCGCGAGAACGAAGTTCGGGCGAAGTTTGATATGAATgaggaaagcgagaaagaggtggtggtaCCGGGCgccggcgatgctgcgcccGAGCCAGCTGTCGCACCAAACTGCGGGGGACAATGCAACATGCATGAaggcgatgacgaggacggcGCGAGTGAGGCCACTTCACCGCCGATAACCTCAGAGAGCATCCGCGATGCCGAGCACTGTCTGCTCCAGCGCTCACGAGAAGTTCGTTGCTTCATGTACGACGCTATGACCGCCAGCCTCTtccacagcaacaacgaaCTGCGTGCGGTCGAGGCGGCACGGCGGCACACCTTCTCAATCGGCTCGAACCTCTTCGGCCTTTCCTTCGATGAGCTGACGGCGCTCTGGCGcctggtggaggcggagttGTTGCTCAAGAAGGAAAAGGTCAAGGTGCTTGGACAGCCGTGGGGTGAGTAA
- a CDS encoding proteasome alpha 3 subunit, putative (TriTrypDB/GeneDB-style sysID: LpmP.14.0310) has translation MSHRYDSRTTTFSPEGRLYQVEYAVEAIQQAGTVIGVCTKGGVVLAGEKMVPHPLFDSENMQDKNTSGEKMYKIAEHIGCSVAGVTSDAYALLNYARLAAHRHQYTFQEPMAIEDLCRMLCDEKQLYTQYGGVRPYGVSFLLVGWDRYYGYQLYSTEPSGDYSAWSAYAIGQNDQVAQSLLKKDWHNDMTLQDGMLLALRVLSKTMDTAKIDLDRVEMAVLHKVSASSADELLDPFKHHPKMIPQFHILSRSELKPHAQCADQAREAEEQAEAERQRLQEQALES, from the coding sequence ATGTCGCACCGGTACGACTCCCGCACTACCACCTTCTCGCCGGAGGGTCGCCTCTACCAGGTGGAGTACGCCGTGGAGGCAATTCAGCAGGCCGGCACCGTCATCGGTGTGTGCACGAAGGGTGGCGTTGTGCTGGCGGGTGAGAAGATGGTGCCGCACCCACTCTTTGATAGCGAAAACATGCAGGACAAGAACACCAGTGGGGAGAAAATGTACAAGATTGCCGAGCACATCGGCTGCAGCGTGGCGGGGGTGACGTCGGACGCGTATGCCTTGCTGAACTACGCTCGTCTTGCAGCACATCGCCACCAGTACACCTTCCAGGAGCCGATGGCGATCGAGGATCTCTGCCGCATGTTGTGTGATGAGAAACAGCTCTACACACAGTACGGTGGCGTGCGTCCCTACGGCGTTTCCTTCCTACTTGTTGGATGGGACCGCTACTACGGCTACCAGCTCTACTCCACCGAACCAAGCGGCGACTACAGCGCCTGGAGTGCGTACGCGATCGGCCAGAACGACCAGGTGGCGCAGTCACTCCTGAAGAAGGACTGGCACAACGATATGACGCTGCAGGATGGCATGCTGCTGGCACTGCGAGTGCTAAGCAAGACGATGGACACGGCGAAGATCGACCTTGACCGGGTGGagatggcggtgctgcacaagGTTTCCGCTTCGAGCGCTGATGAGCTGCTCGACCCGTTCAAACACCACCCCAAGATGATCCCTCAGTTTCACATTCTTTCCCGTAGTGAGCTGAAGCCACACGCCCAATGCGCCGACCAGGCCAGggaagcggaggagcaggcggaggcggagcgccaGCGCCTACAGGAGCAGGCTCTGGAGTCGTAA
- the AAT21 gene encoding amino acid permease, putative (TriTrypDB/GeneDB-style sysID: LpmP.14.0320) — translation MRHVRERGTASDDAEIATSHFAHPPSKMKVIADLNSISVGGGGSGDEKRPTAIANGKSGCSRRHVEVIFHPELRHTKEVIRRPEWVRRAGECVAHRGTLSTVALFGIMFANCVGGGYGFEDGIGSAGPLITLVVCSVLPWMWAFPTGLAVAELSTAVPSNSGVLMWTNAAFPPFMSFLCILATIFITFIGNATYPNLTAEYAQQLGSLKVAPVAGVKVGVVVLCCILNCVGVEIVGNSSIVLCCITILPFTLLTLIQLFSRGFNKAVLHVDVKSVRWADFFSIISWNYANIENAGAVVEEVANPRKAFPKAMMLLMLSTYAGYVMPMLAGVSAMGVAQDYSQWQAGHWPEVAKVIAGDWLKYMLFAGALLSGVGFTLTSMCCTSRLLAGMGTMQMFPKKMSRVIGYYHPRLGTPIPAILINSAVTLIFSVGMDFTSVVSLCQSIYCLRMLLIYASLIKLRVDYPNLPRPYALPFNTWQTALVLLPAALFSLMASIVSAMTSLGIGVALVSFIVIGSGVSWLYCRIFAPNGFQGVIVQCEVSSGDDAEVGAADGANDGSLSEGIFYADDERNGGTPVDDLLLGILPLPLATPRAAASSASLRGNEGGPRQSRVQRGTCDLDAVGNRAGEEMIGVEYAVQDSASTDILFLNNSAAEHALGSGTTGCPPACSPPTYEVPHGAETTMRYRRCARSLGAGAANSGNHGPTLSAEESGEEADITSVERIGVGFTLSPAGLSAQMLSTSPPSQLTLNPQ, via the coding sequence ATGCGTCATGTCCGCGAACGCGGTACAGCCTCGGATGACGCAGAGATTGCCACCAGTCACTTTGCTCATCCGCCCTCAAAGATGAAAGTTATCGCTGACCTCAACAGCATCTcggtcggcggcggtggaagcGGGGATGAGAAGAGACCAACCGCCATTGCCAATGGCAAGTCAGGTTGCTCGCGCCGCCACGTTGAGGTCATCTTCCAcccggagctgcgccacacgAAGGAGGTGATTCGGCGCCCAGAGTGGGTGCGCCGCGCTGGTGAATGTGTCGCCCATCGCGGTACCCTCAGCACTGTCGCGCTCTTCGGTATTATGTTCGCCAACTGCGTTGGCGGTGGTTACGGCTTTGAGGATGGCATTGGGTCAGCGGGCCCCCTCATAACGCTTGTTGTTTGTAGTGTCTTGCCGTGGATGTGGGCCTTTCCTACCGGATTGGCTGTTGCTGAGCTGTCCACGGCTGTACCGAGCAACTCGGGGGTGCTGATGTGGACAAACGCGGCGTTCCCGCCCTTCATGTCATTCCTGTGCATTCTGGCAACCATCTTCATCACATTCATTGGCAATGCCACGTACCCGAACCTCACAGCCGAgtacgcgcagcagctgggaAGCCTCAAGGTCGCCCCGGTGGCGGGTGTGAAGGtgggcgtggtggtgctctgcTGCATCCTCAACTGCGTTGGCGTCGAGATCGTCGGCAACTCCTCCATCGTTCTCTGCTGCATCACCATTTTGCCCTTCACGCTGCTGACCCTCATCCAACTCTTCTCCAGGGGCTTCAacaaggcggtgctgcatgTGGATGTGAAGAGCGTGAGGTGGGCAGACTTCTTCTCCATCATTAGCTGGAACTACGCCAACATTGAAAACGCTGGCGCGGTCGTCGAGGAAGTTGCCAACCCACGCAAGGCCTTTCCAAAGGCAATGATGTTGCTTATGCTGAGCACGTACGCCGGCTACGTTATGCCGATGCTCGCTGGCGTGAGCGCCATGGGTGTTGCTCAGGACTACTCACAGTGGCAGGCGGGGCACTGGCCTGAGGTGGCGAAGGTGATAGCCGGTGACTGGCTCAAGTACATGTTGTTCGCCGGCGCCCTGCTCAGCGGCGTCGGCTTCACCCTGACCAGCATGTGCTGCACGAGCCGGCTGCTGGCTGGCATGGGCACCATGCAGATGTTTCCTAAAAAAATGTCGAGGGTGATCGGCTACTACCACCCACGCCTCGGCACCCCTATCCCGGCCATCCTCATCAACTCTGCCGTCACCCTCATCTTCAGCGTGGGCATGGACTTCACCAGCGTCGTATCGCTGTGTCAGTCCATCTACTGCCTCCGCATGCTGCTCATCTACGCGTCGCTCATCAAGTTGCGCGTTGACTATCCAAACCTGCCACGACCCTACGCGCTGCCCTTCAATACATGGCAGACGGCACTGGTACTTTTGCCGGCAGCGCTCTTCTCGCTGATGGCCTCGATCGTGTCTGCTATGACCTCCCTCGGCATCGGCGTGGCGCTTGTCAGCTTCATCGTCATTGGCAGCGGAGTGTCGTGGCTTTACTGCCGCATCTTTGCCCCCAACGGCTTTCAAGGCGTCATTGTGCAGTGCGAAGTGTCCTCAGGTGACGATGCGGAGGTCGGCGCGGCCGACGGCGCCAACGACGGCTCGCTGAGCGAGGGCATCTTCTACGCGGATGACGAGCGCAACGGCGGCACGCCAGTTGACGACCTTCTGCTCGGTATTCTACCGTTGCCTCTGGCTACACCCAGGGCAGCCGCATCGTCCGCTTCGCTGCGAGGCAACGAAGGAGGTCCCAGGCAGTCGCGCGTGCAGCGTGGAACGTGCGATCTCGACGCTGTCGGTAATCGCGCTGGGGAAGAGATGATTGGCGTCGAGTACGCAGTGCAGGATAGCGCCAGCACGGACATCTTGTTTCTGAACAACAGTGCCGCAGAGCATGCGCTGGGgagcggcaccaccggcTGCCCGCCAGCCTGCAGCCCCCCTACCTACGAGGTCCCTCACGGGGCTGAGACGACCATGCGTTATCGCCGCTGTGCCCGCAGCCtcggcgccggtgcggccAACAGCGGCAATCATGGCCCGACTTTGAGTGCCGAGGAAAGCGGCGAAGAGGCCGATATCACCTCGGTGGAGCGCATCGGTGTCGGCTTCACATTGTCCCCTGCAGGTCTGTCTGCGCAGATGCTGTCaacatcgccgccgtcgcagctgaCGTTAAACCCACAGTAA